In Chitinophaga sp. H8, a single genomic region encodes these proteins:
- a CDS encoding toprim domain-containing protein, which produces MDFSKNRLSISEAKEIDMVHFLAGLGYEPAKIRNNDYWYHSPLRDEKTPSFKVNRRLNRWYDHGLGKGGNLVDFAILFHGCTVSELLQNLSGNFSFQKPVSQQSFAREEQEKQIKILGDFVLSSNALLRYLQQRRIPVDVADRYCREVRYELNGKVYYGIGFRNDLGGFEIRNPYFKASSSPKGITSFDNNADEVIVFEGFTDFLSFRAIHQQDPEDRFDFVVLNSVSFFETARPFMEKHNAIKLYLDRDATGQNCSRYALSLSAKYKDESSLYQNHKDFNDWVINFGKAEKKHIRQKLR; this is translated from the coding sequence ATGGATTTCAGTAAAAACAGGCTTTCCATCAGCGAAGCCAAAGAAATTGACATGGTTCATTTCCTTGCGGGCTTAGGTTATGAACCTGCAAAGATCAGGAACAACGATTATTGGTATCACTCCCCTTTACGGGATGAAAAGACACCTTCGTTTAAGGTTAACAGGAGGCTAAACCGTTGGTACGATCATGGTCTTGGCAAAGGCGGCAACCTGGTTGACTTTGCTATTCTCTTTCACGGGTGTACCGTGTCCGAATTACTCCAGAATTTAAGCGGTAATTTTTCCTTTCAAAAGCCGGTTTCCCAACAATCATTTGCGAGAGAAGAACAGGAAAAGCAGATAAAGATTTTAGGCGATTTTGTGCTGTCTTCCAACGCCCTTTTAAGGTATTTGCAACAACGGCGAATACCCGTTGATGTGGCTGATCGTTACTGCCGGGAAGTGCGTTACGAACTTAATGGAAAAGTCTATTACGGTATCGGTTTCAGGAATGATCTGGGAGGCTTTGAAATACGCAATCCTTACTTTAAAGCCAGCAGCTCTCCTAAAGGCATTACGAGCTTTGATAATAATGCCGATGAAGTAATCGTCTTTGAAGGCTTTACCGATTTCCTTTCTTTCAGGGCCATCCATCAACAAGACCCCGAAGACCGCTTTGATTTTGTAGTGCTAAACTCTGTTTCCTTCTTTGAAACTGCACGTCCCTTTATGGAAAAACATAACGCTATCAAGCTCTATCTGGACAGGGATGCAACCGGACAAAATTGCAGTCGCTATGCACTTTCCCTAAGTGCCAAATACAAAGATGAAAGCAGTCTTTATCAAAACCATAAGGACTTCAACGACTGGGTAATAAATTTCGGTAAGGCTGAGAAGAAACATATAAGACAAAAACTGAGATAA
- a CDS encoding plasmid mobilization protein translates to MEGQNSNRTRIIGLRLTPDEYAKIEKKWKASTCRKLSDYVRRSIFDKPVVTTYRNTSQDDLMTELTRLRNELNAVGNNFNQAVKKLHTLSQIAEFRSWLIAYEVEKKILSNKVDEVRNNVKKILEIWLQ, encoded by the coding sequence ATGGAAGGACAAAATTCAAACAGAACACGCATTATCGGCCTGCGTCTAACGCCCGATGAGTATGCGAAAATTGAAAAGAAATGGAAGGCTTCTACCTGTCGTAAGCTAAGCGACTATGTACGCCGCAGCATCTTCGATAAGCCCGTTGTTACGACCTACCGTAACACCTCACAGGATGACTTAATGACAGAACTTACACGGCTTCGCAACGAGCTAAACGCAGTTGGAAACAACTTCAATCAGGCCGTTAAAAAGCTGCACACGCTGAGCCAGATAGCTGAATTTAGGAGCTGGTTGATTGCTTACGAGGTAGAGAAAAAGATCCTTAGCAATAAGGTTGATGAGGTCAGGAATAACGTAAAAAAAATACTGGAAATATGGTTGCAGTGA
- a CDS encoding DUF6843 domain-containing protein has product MKSKFFLLKDSYKIPLILTGVVLLFTTAILMTTYCEKRADIYLLPEGFNGTATVFFNEPAGAPENRSGEKRTFKIPASGTLHTQSNYKKKWNNYYYVKSDGSLRQLMYGDARMAGGVSYRGDFDSAWVQEMNVSELDTNGKKLTVATIIVKRNY; this is encoded by the coding sequence ATGAAAAGCAAGTTTTTTTTATTGAAAGATTCGTACAAAATACCCCTCATTTTGACCGGTGTGGTACTGCTGTTCACTACAGCTATTTTAATGACGACATATTGCGAAAAGCGGGCAGATATATACCTGCTACCTGAAGGCTTTAATGGCACTGCTACCGTATTCTTTAACGAGCCTGCCGGAGCACCTGAAAACCGAAGTGGTGAAAAACGCACTTTTAAAATTCCCGCGTCTGGAACTTTACACACGCAAAGTAATTATAAAAAGAAGTGGAACAACTATTACTATGTAAAATCAGACGGTAGCTTACGGCAATTGATGTACGGAGACGCACGTATGGCCGGAGGGGTTTCTTATCGCGGTGATTTTGATAGTGCATGGGTTCAGGAAATGAATGTCTCTGAACTCGACACCAATGGCAAAAAGCTAACTGTTGCTACGATTATTGTAAAACGCAATTATTGA
- a CDS encoding relaxase/mobilization nuclease domain-containing protein → MVAVIKAGHSMHRIFNYNENKVKEGVAECIGAENFPLNADEMSLKIKLGYLLKRTELNENVKRNSVHISLNFDPSEAHLSKEKLMQIANVYMQKIGFGDQPYLVYQHHDAGHPHIHVVTTNIQPDGKRIDLHHLGIRKSEPARKEIEKMFSLVVADAHARREAFRLKPVDVKKVQYGRTETKRAITNVLDAVLDKYKYTSLPELNAVLKQYNIIADRGSEESRIFQGGGLVYRILDEDGKPIGVPIKASDFYNKPTLKFLEEKYSSNDTQRQPFKARVQTEIDRLFVGKTSTLDELVAQLQKKGIHIALRSSDTGLIYGITYVDHQTKCVFNGSTLGKQYSAKAIQERCSSPKPIKQNLLPNAGQKTGQSSLPAHNTNTGLSSTLHNNTNPADTIPKDNMLDALLQPEQAADYIPGQLKKKGRKKKRRKNISNNQ, encoded by the coding sequence ATGGTTGCAGTGATCAAAGCAGGCCACTCCATGCACCGTATTTTCAACTACAATGAAAACAAGGTAAAAGAAGGTGTAGCGGAGTGCATCGGAGCAGAAAATTTCCCTTTAAACGCAGATGAAATGAGCCTGAAAATTAAGCTGGGCTATCTGCTGAAAAGGACAGAATTGAACGAGAATGTTAAACGAAACAGCGTACACATTTCGCTCAACTTTGACCCTTCTGAAGCTCATTTGAGCAAAGAAAAGCTGATGCAAATTGCCAATGTCTATATGCAAAAAATAGGCTTTGGTGACCAGCCTTATCTTGTTTATCAGCACCACGATGCAGGCCACCCCCATATACACGTAGTTACCACCAATATTCAGCCTGATGGCAAGCGAATTGACCTGCATCACCTGGGTATTCGCAAGTCAGAACCGGCACGTAAGGAGATTGAAAAAATGTTCAGTCTTGTAGTAGCCGATGCACACGCAAGACGGGAAGCATTCAGGTTAAAGCCGGTAGATGTAAAGAAGGTACAGTACGGGCGTACTGAAACTAAAAGAGCCATCACAAATGTGCTGGATGCAGTGCTGGATAAGTACAAATATACCAGCTTGCCGGAACTGAATGCAGTTTTGAAACAGTACAATATAATCGCTGATCGTGGCAGTGAAGAATCAAGAATTTTTCAGGGAGGCGGCCTTGTTTACCGGATACTCGATGAAGATGGAAAACCTATCGGTGTACCTATAAAAGCCAGCGACTTTTACAACAAGCCTACCCTGAAATTTCTGGAAGAAAAATACAGTTCTAATGATACCCAACGCCAGCCGTTCAAAGCCCGTGTACAAACTGAAATAGACAGGTTGTTTGTTGGCAAAACTTCCACGCTTGATGAGTTAGTTGCACAACTTCAAAAGAAAGGCATTCACATTGCTTTGCGCAGTAGCGATACAGGTTTAATCTACGGGATAACTTACGTAGATCACCAGACCAAATGTGTCTTTAATGGTAGCACATTAGGAAAGCAATACAGTGCCAAAGCCATTCAGGAAAGATGCAGTTCCCCGAAACCTATCAAACAGAACCTATTACCAAATGCAGGTCAAAAAACAGGACAATCATCATTGCCTGCCCACAATACTAACACAGGTCTTTCATCCACTTTACACAACAATACTAATCCGGCTGATACAATTCCTAAAGACAACATGCTGGATGCCCTTTTACAACCGGAGCAGGCAGCCGATTACATACCCGGCCAGCTAAAGAAAAAGGGCAGAAAAAAGAAAAGAAGAAAGAACATTTCCAATAACCAATAA
- the mobC gene encoding conjugal transfer protein MobC produces MAVQTGENEQALRKILDMTRLISIVILVIHFYYYCYAAFHEWGLTSSFSDRILGNISRTGIFSNFVKSKLISLGFLAISLLGAKGRKDEKLSYKTAFAYLITGLLLYFASYLSLLLELHAQEKTFVYAGITSIGFLLVLSGGTLLSRIIKSKFNNKDIFNKENETFPQEERFLENEFSINLPARYRLKNKVRNSWINIINPFRAIMVLGTPGAGKSYFVIRHVITQHIRKGFTMFVYDFKFDDLSRIAYNSWLKNKHRYPKPPRFFVINFDDLTRSHRCNPLEPSAMTDITDAAESARTILMGLNREWIKRQGDFFVESPINFLTAVIWYLKKYKDGEFCTLPHVIELMQADYDSLFTLFRTEAAKECEVLINPFLNAYLNDVMEQLEGQIASAKVAMARLSSPQLYYVLSGNDFNLDVNNPDDPKIVCMGNNPQKIQIYGAVLSLYVTRLVKQVNKKGKLKSSLVFDEFPTIYLNNMDSLIATARSNKVSTCLGIQDFSQLRKDYGREQADVIMNITGNIVSGQVTGDTAKQLSERFGKIMQDRESYSINSGDTSISRSKQLETAIPPSKISALSSGEFVGMVADDPDNKIELKAFHCEIINDHEALKREEEGYKDIEVIRKLDTSMVQRNYFQIKQDIQDIIQSEMERLLNDPGLAHLVVRKG; encoded by the coding sequence ATGGCAGTACAGACAGGTGAAAACGAACAGGCTCTGAGGAAAATTCTGGACATGACCAGGTTGATCAGTATCGTTATTTTAGTGATACACTTCTATTATTATTGTTATGCTGCATTCCATGAATGGGGATTGACCAGCAGTTTCAGCGACCGGATTTTAGGTAATATTTCCCGCACAGGCATATTCAGCAACTTCGTTAAAAGCAAGTTGATTTCTTTAGGCTTTTTGGCTATCTCCCTACTCGGAGCAAAAGGGCGCAAAGATGAAAAACTAAGTTATAAAACAGCATTTGCCTATCTCATTACAGGGCTATTGCTATACTTTGCCAGTTATCTTTCTCTGCTGCTTGAGTTACATGCGCAGGAGAAGACATTCGTTTATGCAGGTATAACTTCAATAGGATTTTTGCTGGTGCTTTCAGGCGGTACTTTGCTTTCACGTATTATCAAAAGCAAGTTTAACAACAAGGACATTTTCAACAAGGAAAATGAAACGTTTCCGCAAGAAGAACGCTTTCTGGAGAACGAGTTTTCGATCAATCTCCCGGCACGTTACAGGCTGAAAAATAAGGTGCGCAATAGCTGGATAAATATCATCAATCCCTTCAGGGCGATTATGGTATTGGGTACACCAGGGGCAGGTAAATCTTACTTTGTCATCAGGCACGTCATAACCCAACATATCCGTAAAGGATTTACGATGTTCGTTTACGATTTTAAGTTTGACGACCTTTCCAGGATCGCCTACAATTCATGGTTAAAAAACAAACACAGGTATCCTAAACCACCGAGGTTTTTTGTTATCAATTTTGACGACCTAACAAGAAGCCATCGTTGCAATCCTTTAGAGCCGTCTGCCATGACGGACATAACCGATGCCGCAGAATCCGCACGTACTATTTTAATGGGCTTAAACAGGGAGTGGATAAAACGCCAGGGCGATTTTTTCGTGGAATCGCCAATCAATTTTCTGACTGCGGTAATATGGTATCTGAAGAAATACAAGGACGGTGAATTTTGCACACTGCCTCACGTTATCGAGCTGATGCAAGCTGATTATGACAGCCTTTTCACGCTGTTTAGAACAGAAGCCGCTAAAGAATGCGAGGTATTGATTAATCCGTTTTTGAATGCCTACCTGAACGATGTAATGGAACAGCTTGAAGGCCAGATAGCATCCGCTAAAGTGGCTATGGCAAGGCTTTCTTCCCCTCAATTATACTATGTTTTATCAGGCAACGATTTCAACCTCGATGTAAATAATCCCGATGATCCCAAAATCGTGTGCATGGGTAATAATCCGCAGAAAATACAGATCTACGGAGCGGTACTTTCTTTATATGTAACCCGTTTGGTAAAACAGGTCAATAAAAAGGGAAAATTGAAAAGCAGTTTGGTGTTTGACGAGTTTCCTACAATCTATCTGAACAATATGGATAGCCTGATTGCTACGGCGAGAAGTAATAAAGTTTCTACGTGCTTAGGTATTCAGGATTTCAGCCAGCTCCGTAAGGATTATGGCAGAGAACAGGCCGATGTGATTATGAATATTACAGGCAATATTGTATCCGGACAAGTAACGGGAGATACAGCAAAACAGCTTTCAGAACGCTTTGGCAAAATCATGCAGGACAGGGAAAGCTATTCAATCAATAGTGGTGACACATCTATTAGCCGTTCAAAGCAACTGGAAACTGCTATACCTCCCTCAAAAATATCTGCACTGAGTTCCGGTGAGTTTGTGGGAATGGTAGCTGACGACCCGGACAACAAAATTGAACTAAAAGCCTTCCATTGTGAAATCATCAACGATCATGAAGCACTAAAAAGGGAGGAAGAAGGCTATAAGGATATAGAAGTTATCCGTAAACTCGATACCAGTATGGTACAGCGTAATTACTTTCAAATAAAGCAGGATATACAGGATATTATTCAGTCAGAAATGGAACGGTTACTAAACGATCCGGGCTTAGCACATTTGGTTGTACGGAAAGGCTAA